The nucleotide sequence AAGACGCCTGAGGCTCTATCCTTTGTCTATTCCTTCCGCGCTGAATACCACACCGCTTACCGACAAAAGCCAGCTCGGTGCCGATGCGCCAAGTCTCGGGCGGTTTACAGCCGCTCTCCAGCCGCTCGATGAGCTGGCTTTTGTCGGTAAGCGGTGTGGTATTCAGCGCGGAAGGAATAGACAAAGGATAGAGCCTCAGGCGTCTTGTATGTCCCGAGCGGCAGCGGGGTTTAACCTAGCGTCACCTTGGGCGGCTTGCCAATACGCAAGAGCGGCCACGGCGGCGGTCTCGGCACGGAGGATGCGGGGGCCAAGACCAACGGCAACCGAGACGGGAATCCGGCCGATCAGATCGCGTTCCCGGTCGGAAAAGCCGCCTTCCGGGCCGACCACAAGCGCCGCGGGCGCCTGCGCGCCGCGCGCGAACACCGCCATCGCCGGTTTCCCGCCACCCGTTTCGTCGCACAGGATCAAGCAGCGCGCCTCGTCCCAGGCCTCCAGTATCGCAGCCATGGCTTGCGGAGCCATGCAGTCCGGCACGCTCAGCCTGCCGCATTGTTCGGCGGCCTCGACCGCCCAGTCGCGCATCTTGCCCTCGCGCGGCGCCGGGGCGCTGGCATGCTCGGTCATGGCGGGCACCAGCGTGGAAACGCCGAGTTCGGTCGCCTTTTCGGCCAGAAACCGCAGGCGTTCCTTTTTCATCGGCGCGAAGACCAGCCAGATGTCGGGTTCCAGGCCCTGGTCGCGCAGGCAGCGCCTGGCGACAGCGCCAGCCCCGTCAAGATGGGCCAGCCATTCACCGTCGCGGCCGTTGAACAGCGCGACCGCATCACCTTGCTTCAAGCGCATGACCCGTGCGAGGTAGTGGTGCTGCGCCTCGGCCAACGGCACCGGGCGGCCCGCTTCCAGACCGGCTTCGACATAAAGGCGTGGGACGGGCCGGCCGTCGATCCGCAGCATGGTGACTTCCCTGGAACCAGGTTGATGGGACCGGCGTAAACCATGTCATCGAATGACAGTCCAGGATCAATTGTGGGCCCACCGGGCGCCACATGGGTCGACCGCAAGGCGCCGGATAGCCTGAAACCGTGGTTGAAGCTGTCGCGGGTCGACCGCCCGATCGGCGTCTGGCTCCTGATGTGGCCGTGTTGGTGGTCGACGGCGCTGGCCACCGACGGCGGCTGGCCGGACCTGCGCCTCCTGATCCTGTTCCTGATCGGCGCTTTCGTCATGCGCGTCGCCGGCTGCGTCATCAACGACATCATGGACCGCGATTTCGACGCCCGTGTCGAGCGAACGCGGGCCCGCCCCCTGGCAAGCGGCGTCATCTCCGTACCGGCCGCCCTGGTGTTCCTCGCCCTGTTGCTGCTGGTCGGCCTGGCAATCCTGCTGCAACTGAACCGCTCGGCCATCCTCATCGGCGCCGCCTCGCTCGGGCTGGTCGCGCTTTATCCGCTTATGAAGCGGATCACCTATTGGCCGCAGCTTTTCCTGGGTCTCACATTCAACTGGGGCGCGCTGGTCGGCTGGGTCGCGGTCAAGGGCGAGCTCGGCCTGCCGGCGCTGCTGCTTTATGCCGGGTGC is from Pseudomonadota bacterium and encodes:
- a CDS encoding 16S rRNA (uracil(1498)-N(3))-methyltransferase is translated as MLRIDGRPVPRLYVEAGLEAGRPVPLAEAQHHYLARVMRLKQGDAVALFNGRDGEWLAHLDGAGAVARRCLRDQGLEPDIWLVFAPMKKERLRFLAEKATELGVSTLVPAMTEHASAPAPREGKMRDWAVEAAEQCGRLSVPDCMAPQAMAAILEAWDEARCLILCDETGGGKPAMAVFARGAQAPAALVVGPEGGFSDRERDLIGRIPVSVAVGLGPRILRAETAAVAALAYWQAAQGDARLNPAAARDIQDA
- the ubiA gene encoding 4-hydroxybenzoate octaprenyltransferase, with product MGPPGATWVDRKAPDSLKPWLKLSRVDRPIGVWLLMWPCWWSTALATDGGWPDLRLLILFLIGAFVMRVAGCVINDIMDRDFDARVERTRARPLASGVISVPAALVFLALLLLVGLAILLQLNRSAILIGAASLGLVALYPLMKRITYWPQLFLGLTFNWGALVGWVAVKGELGLPALLLYAGCIAWTIGYDTIYAHQDKTDDLAVGVKSTALRFGDQTKPWVSGFYGVFMMGLIASGLTAGLAWPFYLIVIAVAAHLIWQVRSVDLDTPASCQKRFFSNAQIGVIVFVAVVAGQLAIG